From one Planctomycetota bacterium genomic stretch:
- a CDS encoding diacylglycerol kinase family protein produces the protein MTDVSSADESAIERIEARRVWVIVNPRAGRGLAATVARTIVSDLRRSGVATSLTQTHPAETVSPSGDHDAVLVIGGDGTVRAAVERLLQLGMVPPILPVPMGTANLLGRHLGLRRTLWNVAMDGVRESASRIVGSGRLGRRVMRIGRRTLLPGPRRLAKTISHDACRALSRGMVRRLDIGRVEGRGPFLLMASVGFDAQVVAELDRRRSRSPGPIGLTSYALPAASALLSRDVPAITVTVDGQRVFGPAPAIAMVANMPEYGAGFPIAPDAISDDGLLDVVCLPCDGPMDVVKWFTLAAIGRHVDADGVVRAKGSEVTIASNAEDTPVQIDGDPGGVLPITTRVEKHSVPFVLLHPDGN, from the coding sequence ATGACCGACGTGTCCTCGGCCGACGAGTCTGCAATCGAACGGATCGAGGCCAGACGGGTCTGGGTCATCGTCAACCCACGAGCAGGTCGCGGCCTGGCGGCGACGGTGGCCAGGACCATCGTTTCGGACCTTCGCCGTTCCGGCGTTGCGACGAGCCTGACGCAGACGCATCCCGCAGAGACCGTTTCTCCTTCGGGTGACCACGACGCCGTCCTCGTCATCGGTGGCGACGGCACCGTCCGTGCGGCAGTCGAGCGGCTTCTGCAACTCGGCATGGTCCCGCCGATCCTGCCCGTGCCGATGGGCACTGCCAACCTGCTCGGTCGACACCTCGGGCTTCGTCGCACGCTCTGGAACGTCGCGATGGACGGCGTTCGCGAGTCGGCGTCGAGGATCGTCGGCTCCGGGAGACTCGGCCGACGCGTCATGCGGATCGGTCGACGCACGCTGCTGCCGGGTCCGCGACGGCTGGCTAAGACGATTTCGCATGACGCTTGTCGGGCCCTGTCTCGCGGAATGGTCCGACGGCTCGACATCGGCCGCGTCGAGGGTCGCGGCCCATTCCTGTTGATGGCCAGCGTCGGGTTCGACGCGCAGGTCGTCGCAGAGCTCGATCGCCGACGATCACGCTCCCCTGGGCCGATTGGGCTGACCAGCTACGCCCTGCCCGCCGCGTCTGCTCTGCTGTCGCGCGATGTGCCGGCGATCACGGTCACGGTCGATGGCCAACGGGTTTTCGGACCGGCTCCAGCGATCGCGATGGTCGCAAACATGCCGGAGTACGGCGCAGGGTTTCCAATTGCCCCGGACGCGATATCGGACGACGGCCTGCTTGACGTGGTTTGCCTGCCGTGCGATGGCCCGATGGACGTCGTCAAGTGGTTCACGCTCGCGGCGATCGGCAGGCACGTTGATGCGGACGGCGTTGTCCGGGCCAAGGGGAGCGAGGTGACCATCGCGTCGAATGCGGAAGACACGCCCGTTCAGATCGACGGCGATCCGGGCGGTGTGCTACCCATCACAACGCGCGTAGAAAAGCACTCGGTGCCGTTCGTGTTGCTCCATCCGGACGGTAACTAA